A single genomic interval of Dromiciops gliroides isolate mDroGli1 chromosome 1, mDroGli1.pri, whole genome shotgun sequence harbors:
- the F2RL3 gene encoding LOW QUALITY PROTEIN: proteinase-activated receptor 4 (The sequence of the model RefSeq protein was modified relative to this genomic sequence to represent the inferred CDS: inserted 3 bases in 3 codons; deleted 8 bases in 6 codons; substituted 1 base at 1 genomic stop codon), protein MRSLCSPSLLLLYCFLVGSLAQTDYDEESSNGGEXKRTAHTNETLTSSIACPRSFPGEKRNFNNTTYLCIGKGSREHLFSWVSTSLVPSLYTLVLLVGLPANGLALWGALTKIQRLPSTIFLMNLAVADLLLVLVLPFKISYYFLGHHWLFGEGLCRVVTALFYXNMYCSMLLLACISADRYLAIVHPFFSPSVRSPAFAAGLCALVWLVAASLTLPLTARRQSRPLHGSDGLILCHDVLPPDEQAGHFLKIFVCLVLLALSCRCWDSLCYGSVIHVLVPAGRXYGYAVKLTVLVLASAVALFTPSNVLLRIHYSDPSAKGFGDLYFWYVLSLAVSTFNSCXDPFIYYYVSEEFRTKVKRKVCQQDKRTLTVQKASRKMSLGWGTRSTSLV, encoded by the exons ATGAGGAGCCTCTGCAGCCCCAGCCTCCTCCTGCTCTACTGCTTCCTGGTGGGCAGCCTAGCACAGACCGACTATGATGAGGAGAGTAGCAATGGAGGTGA ATGAAAGCGCACTGCCCACACCAATGAGACCCTGACCTCCTCCATCGCCTGCCCGAGGAGCTTCCCTGGGGAGAAGAGGAACTTCAATAACACCACCTACCTGTGTATCGGGAAGGGCTCCAGAGAGCACCTGTTCAGCTGGGTCTCCACAAGCTTGGTCCCTTCCCTCTACACTCTCGTCCTCTTG GTGGGCTTGCCGGCCAATGGCTTAGCATTGTGGGGTGCT CTGACCAAGATCCAGAGACTGCCTTCCACCATCTTTCTGATGAACCTGGCCGTAGCCGACCTGCTCCTGGTTCTCGTCCTCCCCTTCAAGATCTCTTACTACTTCCTGGGCCACCACTGGCTCTTCGGGGAGGGGCTGTGCCGCGTGGTCACTGCCCTCTTCT GAAACATGTACTGCTCCATGCTGCTCCTGGCCTGCATCAGTGCTGACAGGTACCTGGCCATCGTGCAC CCGTTCTTCTCTCCGTCAGTGCGCAGCCCCGCCTTTGCCGCGGGCCTCTGCGCCCTGGTCTGGCTTGTGGCGGCCTCCCTCACGCTGCCCCTGACGGCCCGGCGGCAGTCCCGA CCCCTGCACGGCAGCGATGGCCTCATCTTGTGCCACGACGTGCTCCCCCCAGACGAGCAGGCCGGCCACTTCCTCAAGATCTTTGTCTGCCTGGTCCTGCTGGCTTTGTCCTGCCGCTGCTGGGATTCTCTCTGCTACGGCTCCGTCATCCACGTCCTGGTGCCGGCGGGGA GGTACGGCTACGCCGTCAAGCTCACTGTTCTGGTGCTGGCCTCG GCCGTCGCTCTCTTTACGCCGAGCAACGTGCTCCTGCGCATCCACTATTCCGATCCCAGCGCCAAGGGCTTCGGAGACCTCTACTTCTGGTATGTTCTCAGCCTGGCCGTCAGCACCTTCAACAGCT GTGACCCTTTCATCTATTACTATGTGTCCGAGGAATTCAGGACCAAAGTGAAGAGAAAGGTT TGTCAGCAGGACAAGCGCACGCTCACCGTCCAGAAGGCTTCCAGGAAGATGTCCCTGGGTTGGGGTACCCGCTCTACGTCTCTGGTCTAG